From Brochothrix thermosphacta DSM 20171 = FSL F6-1036, a single genomic window includes:
- the parC gene encoding DNA topoisomerase IV subunit A: MPIHDGIQDLPLEEVVGDRFGRYSKYIIQERALPDIRDGLKPVQRRILYAMYAEGNTNEKGFRKSAKTVGNVIGNYHPHGDSSVYEAMVRMSQDWKNRMPLIEMHGNNGSIDGDSAAAMRYTEARLGALSAHLLQDLEKGTVDMISNFDETTHEPTVLPAHFPNLLVNGATGIAAGYATDIPPHNLAEVIEAVIYRLKHQNCSIDDIMKKIPGPDFPTGGIIQGVSGIRKAYETGKGKIFIRSKTEIETIRSGRQQIIVTEIPYEVNKANLVKRIDELRLDKKVEGISEVRDETDRTGLRIAIELKKEVNVTGILNYLYKNTDLQVSYNFNLVAIDNKRPRLNGILGFIDAYIKHQHEIITRRSHFEMKKARERQHIIEGLMKALSILDEVIATIRSSKDKKNAKDNIIEKYQFSVEQAEAIVTLQLYRLTNTDITDLRSEGQALSDKIAQLEAILSDVKVMNATLVNNLKMINKQFPSVRRSQIEEKIEELTIDRTVLVASEEVMVTVSEQGYVKRSGLRSFSASNGIAELGMKENDHAVFAQQMNTMDFVLLFTDKGNYIYRPVHELTDIRWKDLGEHISHLAHADSSERVIAVLPVKEFDESTSVVFTTANGMIKRSALNLYNPQRYARSLAAVKLKAGDEVINVFLVQDTDTVTMTTNFGYNLTFAITDVPVGNVRTSGVKAINLKKEDKVIGCVKLEKQHDLLLVTQRGSVKRFSQRHLEVQNRALRGLLMLRELKAKPHRYIAMMSVTADDKVNVLTDKGEVTVVEVKTVNSVSDRYSNGSFILDENEDGQVSAVWLDVNVAK, from the coding sequence ATGCCAATTCATGATGGGATTCAAGATTTACCATTAGAAGAAGTCGTTGGCGACCGTTTTGGTCGTTATAGTAAATATATTATTCAAGAACGTGCCTTACCAGATATCCGTGATGGACTAAAACCTGTACAACGTCGTATTTTATATGCCATGTATGCGGAAGGTAATACCAATGAAAAAGGGTTCCGTAAATCAGCTAAAACAGTCGGTAACGTTATCGGTAACTATCACCCACACGGTGATTCATCAGTGTATGAAGCAATGGTTCGTATGAGTCAAGATTGGAAAAACCGTATGCCTTTAATTGAAATGCATGGTAACAACGGTAGTATTGATGGTGACTCTGCAGCTGCGATGCGTTATACAGAAGCACGTTTAGGTGCACTGTCGGCTCATTTATTGCAAGACCTTGAAAAAGGTACAGTGGATATGATCTCAAACTTCGATGAAACAACGCATGAACCAACGGTGTTACCTGCACATTTCCCTAACTTGTTAGTGAATGGTGCAACAGGTATTGCTGCGGGTTATGCAACAGATATTCCGCCACATAACTTAGCGGAAGTGATTGAAGCGGTTATTTATCGACTAAAACATCAAAATTGTAGCATTGATGATATCATGAAAAAAATTCCTGGCCCTGACTTTCCAACAGGCGGTATCATTCAAGGTGTTAGTGGTATTAGAAAAGCGTATGAAACTGGTAAAGGTAAGATTTTCATTCGTTCTAAAACTGAAATTGAGACAATTCGTAGTGGTCGTCAACAAATTATTGTGACTGAAATACCTTATGAAGTAAACAAAGCAAACCTTGTCAAACGTATTGATGAGTTACGTCTCGATAAAAAAGTCGAAGGTATTTCTGAAGTCCGTGATGAAACAGATAGAACAGGCTTACGCATTGCAATTGAATTGAAAAAAGAAGTGAATGTCACTGGTATTCTTAACTATTTATATAAAAATACGGATTTACAAGTGTCGTATAACTTCAACTTAGTGGCAATTGATAATAAACGCCCACGTTTAAACGGCATTTTAGGTTTTATTGATGCTTACATTAAGCATCAGCATGAAATTATTACACGCCGTTCGCATTTTGAGATGAAAAAAGCGCGTGAACGTCAACATATCATCGAAGGTTTGATGAAAGCCTTATCAATTCTTGATGAAGTGATTGCAACAATTCGCTCATCAAAAGATAAGAAAAATGCAAAAGATAATATCATTGAAAAATATCAATTTTCTGTTGAACAAGCGGAAGCAATTGTTACTTTACAACTTTATCGTTTAACAAACACTGATATTACTGATTTGCGTTCAGAAGGTCAGGCGCTATCGGATAAAATTGCGCAATTAGAGGCGATTTTAAGTGATGTAAAAGTAATGAATGCAACACTTGTTAACAACTTGAAAATGATTAATAAACAATTCCCAAGTGTACGCCGCTCTCAAATTGAAGAGAAAATTGAGGAATTAACAATCGATCGAACTGTTTTAGTTGCGAGTGAAGAAGTAATGGTGACTGTTTCAGAACAAGGATACGTGAAACGTTCTGGTCTCCGTTCATTCAGCGCTTCAAACGGCATCGCTGAACTGGGCATGAAAGAAAATGATCATGCTGTTTTTGCTCAGCAAATGAATACCATGGATTTTGTGCTCTTGTTCACAGATAAAGGGAATTATATTTATCGTCCTGTTCACGAGCTCACTGACATACGTTGGAAAGATTTAGGTGAACATATTAGTCACTTAGCACATGCAGATAGCAGTGAACGAGTGATTGCTGTTTTACCTGTGAAAGAATTTGATGAATCGACGTCAGTTGTCTTTACGACAGCCAACGGGATGATCAAACGCAGTGCGCTTAATCTTTATAATCCACAGCGTTATGCGCGAAGTCTAGCAGCTGTTAAGTTAAAAGCAGGGGATGAAGTTATCAATGTTTTCCTTGTTCAAGACACAGATACCGTAACAATGACGACTAATTTTGGGTATAACCTTACTTTTGCAATTACCGATGTACCTGTAGGTAATGTGCGAACATCAGGTGTAAAAGCGATCAACTTGAAAAAAGAGGATAAGGTAATTGGTTGTGTGAAACTTGAAAAACAACATGACTTGTTATTGGTCACTCAACGTGGGTCTGTTAAACGTTTCTCTCAACGCCATTTAGAAGTTCAAAACCGTGCATTGCGTGGTTTATTGATGTTGCGTGAATTGAAAGCAAAACCACACCGTTATATCGCAATGATGTCTGTTACAGCAGATGACAAAGTGAATGTGCTGACAGATAAAGGTGAGGTAACAGTGGTAGAAGTTAAAACAGTTAACAGCGTTTCTGATCGTTATTCAAACGGTTCATTTATATTAGATGAAAATGAAGATGGTCAGGTTAGTGCGGTATGGTTAGACGTTAACGTCGCTAAATAA